The segment AGAAGGAGCGTGTCGGACGTATCCTGCAGATGCATGCAAATAAGAGACAGGAGCTTGATAAGGTTTACTCCGGCGACATCGCCGCAGCAATCGGATTCAAGTTCTCCACAACGGGCGATACAATCTGTGACGAGCAGAATCCGGTAATCCTTGAGTCCATGGAGTTCCCGGAGCCGGTTATCGACATCGCTATCGAGCCGAAGACAAAGGCTGGACAGCAGAAGATGGGCGAGGCCCTGGCAAAGCTTGCCGAGGAGGATCCGACCTTCCGCGCTCACACCGATCAGGAGACAGGACAGACCATTATCTCCGGTATGGGCGAGCTTCACCTGGAAATTATCGTTGACCGTCTGCTCCGCGAGTTCCACGTTGAGGCAAACGTAGGCGCTCCTCAGGTTGCTTACAAGGAGACATTTACAAAGGCAGTTGACCAGGAATACAAGTATGCAAAGCAGTCCGGCGGACGCGGTCAGTACGGACACTGTAAGGTTAAATTCGAGCCGATGGATGCAAACGCAGAGGAGACATTCAAGTTCGATTCTGCCGTTGTCGGCGGCGCGATTCCGAAGGAGTATATCCCGGCAGTCGGCGAGGGTATCGAGGAGGCAGCTAAGGCTGGTATCCTTGGAGGATTCCCGGTACTGGGCGTTCACGCAACTGTTTACGATGGTTCCTACCATGAGGTCGATTCTTCCGAGATGGCTTTCCACATCGCCGGTTCCATGTGCTTCAAAGAGGCCATGAAGAAGGCAGGCCCGGTTCTTATGGAGCCGATCATGAAGGTGGAAGTTACTATGCCGGAAGAGTATATGGGTGATGTTATCGGTGACATCAACTCCCGCCGCGGCCGTATCGAGGGTATGGAAGATGTCGGCGGCGGAAAGATGGTTAAGGCATTCGTTCCGCTTTCCGAGATGTTCGGATACTCCACAGACCTGCGTTCCAAGACACAGGGACGCGGAAACTACTCCATGTTCTTCGAGAAGTACGAGCAGGTTCCGAAGAGCGTACAGGAGAAGATTCTTTCCGAGAAAGCCGGAAAGTAATCAGAGACCGTAAAGGTTAAATTGTCCTCCGGCAGCCGGCAGCGGACTTGCGACGCGCCATCTGCCGGGGGTTCCGAGAGGGGCCCCGGATAGACAAAAATCTGCCGGGGGATTGTAAAATAGGCTTGAAAAAGATATTCTGATAGAATATAATTAGAAACAGCCTAACATATATCATCTAGCCCTTTTGCGGGCAAATTTAAGGAGGACGTTATAAAATGGCAAAAGCAAAGTTTGAAAGAACTAAACCACATTGCAACATTGGTACCATCGGACACGTTGACCATGGTAAGACAACTTTAACAGCAGCTATCACAAAGGTACTTCATGAGAGATTAGGTACAGGTGAGGCTGTTGCTTTCGAGAACATCGATAAGGCTCCAGAGGAGAGAGAGCGTGGAATCACTATCTCTACAGCTCACGTTGAGTATGAGACAAACAAGAGACACTATGCACACGTTGACTGCCCAGGACATGCTGACTACGTTAAGAACATGATCACTGGTGCTGCTCAGATGGACGGCGCTATCCTTGTAGTAGCTGCTACAGACGGTGTTATGGCTCAGACAAGAGAGCACATCCTTCTGTCCCGTCAGGTAGGCGTTCCTTACATCGTTGTATTCATGAACAAGTGTGATATGGTTGACGATCCAGAGCTTCTTGAGTTAGTAGAGATGGAGATCCGTGAGCTTCTGAACGAGTACGAGTTCCCGGGCGATGACACACCGATCATCCAGGGTTCCGCATTAAAGGCTCTTGAGGATCCGTCCAGCGAGTGGGGAGACAAGATCCTTGAGCTTATGGATGCTGTAGACAGCTATGTTCCGGATCCAGTTCGTGACACAGATAAGCCATTCCTTATGCCAGTTGAGGACGTATTCTCCATCACAGGTCGTGGTACAGTTGCTACAGGCCGTGTAGAGCGTGGTACACTTCATGTATCTGATGAGGTTGAGATCGTTGGTATCCACGAGGAGACACGTAAGGTAGTTGTAACTGGTATCGAGATGTTCCGTAAGCTCCTTGACGAGGCTCAGGCTGGTGACAACATCGGTGCTCTGCTTCGTGGTGTTCAGAGAACAGAGATCCAGAGAGGTCAGTGTCTGTGCAAACCAGGTTCTGTAAAGTGCCACAATAAGTTCACAGCACAGGTTTACGTTCTGACAAAGGACGAGGGTGGCCGTCATACACCATTCTTCAACAACTACCGTCCGCAGTTCTACTTCAGAACAACAGACGTTACAGGTGTTTGCGAGTTACCGGCTGGTACAGAGATGTGCATGCCTGGCGATAACGTAGAGATGACAGTTGAGCTGATCCATCCAGTAGCTATGGAGCAGGGACTTCGTTTCGCTATCCGTGAGGGCGGCCGTACAGTTGGTTCCGGTAGAGTAGTTTCTATCCTTGAGTAATCACCAATACGGATTCATAAAATAAATGCGCGGCAAGCGCTTGTAATACGATACCGGTCTGCTCTGAGTCTCTCTCTGGGAGAGACCCAGGCCGGGGCGGTATCTTGCTCAAGTGGGATAAAAGCGGTGCTGCAAAGTCGATGAGGCTTTGCGGCACCGCTTTCTTTTTGCCGTAAGAAAATAAGAAAGAAGCAGGCCGGCCGCTCTGGCATACACCAGGAGCAGCCGGCCTTCATTCGAAAAGTGAGAAGTGAGCTGTCTGAATGATTCCGTTTTACTGCGCCGCCGTTCTCATCTCACTGATTTTCTGGTTGAGTTTTTTCATCTCCGGAATGACAAACAGGGAAACAATGATCGTGGAGCTGATGTCCGCCACAGGACCGGCAAACAGAATTCCGTCGAGGCCCCAAAACAGAGGAAGGATCAGAATCAGCGGGATGAGAAGCACAAGCTGGCGCAGGGAGGATAGGATAGCCGCTTTGAGAGGCTGTCCCGTAGCCTGAAAATAGTTGGTAGAAACAATCTGAAACCCGGCACAGAAGATGCCAAACAGATAGATCCGCATACACTTTACTGCAAAATCCGTGAACGCTGCACTTTCATGTCCAAAAAGGCTGATGATCTGCTCGGGGAAGAGCTGACAGAGAGCCCAGCCGGTGATCAGACAGACGGAAGCCATAATACTGCATATTTTATAGGTTGTTTTAATCCGGTCATACTTCCCGGCGCCGCGGTTAAAGCCAAGGATTGGCTGGGCACCGATACCGAAGCCGATGGCCAGGGAAGCCAGAATCATGGAAATTTTCGAGACGATTCCCATGGCGCTGAGAGCAATGTCGCCGCCGCCGGCAGCCTCCAGATTTCCGTAGTGGACAAGAGAGTTGTTTAAAACAACCTGCATGATGCACGCCACAGACTGGGTAATTCCGGAGGAAACGCCAAGCGTCAGAGACCGGCTTACGATGGGGCCGGCAAATTTCATCGAGCGCAGGCGAAGCCTCATGTGCTGAGGATTTTTGTTTGCCCGCAGGAAAT is part of the Clostridium sp. M62/1 genome and harbors:
- the tuf gene encoding elongation factor Tu — encoded protein: MAKAKFERTKPHCNIGTIGHVDHGKTTLTAAITKVLHERLGTGEAVAFENIDKAPEERERGITISTAHVEYETNKRHYAHVDCPGHADYVKNMITGAAQMDGAILVVAATDGVMAQTREHILLSRQVGVPYIVVFMNKCDMVDDPELLELVEMEIRELLNEYEFPGDDTPIIQGSALKALEDPSSEWGDKILELMDAVDSYVPDPVRDTDKPFLMPVEDVFSITGRGTVATGRVERGTLHVSDEVEIVGIHEETRKVVVTGIEMFRKLLDEAQAGDNIGALLRGVQRTEIQRGQCLCKPGSVKCHNKFTAQVYVLTKDEGGRHTPFFNNYRPQFYFRTTDVTGVCELPAGTEMCMPGDNVEMTVELIHPVAMEQGLRFAIREGGRTVGSGRVVSILE
- a CDS encoding MATE family efflux transporter; this translates as MKHETKALQSGNPLEYKPIPQLLLAFSVPAIISCLINSIYNIVDQIFIGQGVGYLGNAATTIAFPVMTIILAFGTLIGAGSSANAAISLGERRNRRAEIILNNAFALALVSGIILMAVGLLFLRPILSLFGATEASMPYAVDYTSIILLGTPFNLIGIVLSNLARTDGHPRLSMYGMMIGAGLNTILDPIYIFIFHWGVKGAAIATITSQIISAIILTAYFLRANKNPQHMRLRLRSMKFAGPIVSRSLTLGVSSGITQSVACIMQVVLNNSLVHYGNLEAAGGGDIALSAMGIVSKISMILASLAIGFGIGAQPILGFNRGAGKYDRIKTTYKICSIMASVCLITGWALCQLFPEQIISLFGHESAAFTDFAVKCMRIYLFGIFCAGFQIVSTNYFQATGQPLKAAILSSLRQLVLLIPLILILPLFWGLDGILFAGPVADISSTIIVSLFVIPEMKKLNQKISEMRTAAQ